The following proteins are co-located in the Roseofilum reptotaenium CS-1145 genome:
- a CDS encoding tetratricopeptide repeat protein, producing MQPNRAKSRILETHQRFSQSLLWRFQREFFNQEGVKAWNTGKVPHYVTSNPFIANAYGKVVMSFLRDCVQHPQDQIDFSQPVYIVELGSGSGRFAYHFLKQFFTSHFNSALRAIPVKYIMTDLAEPNLEFWDTHPSLQAFTKKGLLDFARFDIEGDVTVSLRHSGAVLSSETLKNPLIVVANYFFDSIPQDLFSIREGKLYETLLTVTAPEANRDLKDTPLLENLDITYEDAAIDADRYYENPVFNQILQDYQTYLGDTTLLFPSVGLKGIENLRKLTGDRLLLLSGDKGYGSEQELQKRPRPKLSFHQGCFSLMVNYPAIARYTEYEGGMALLPHHKSRSIVIGAFLFAPEIECFLETSHAYQTAIEESSPDDFFILKKAIAPHFNVLTLEQILTYLRFSHWDSKLFFGCFDTLMRKVESASEVLLQELTRAIHQIWETYYFIGEPEDLPFHCAMLLYKIGAYERAISFLQYSLCFYGEDPGMYHNQAQCYCKLQQWNRALEVLDKALALHPEFTAAQELKQQIEGNILRKK from the coding sequence ATGCAACCTAACCGTGCTAAATCTAGGATTTTAGAAACTCATCAGCGCTTCTCTCAATCCTTGCTGTGGCGGTTTCAACGCGAGTTTTTTAACCAAGAGGGGGTGAAAGCATGGAATACAGGAAAAGTGCCCCACTATGTCACGAGCAACCCCTTTATCGCTAATGCTTATGGAAAAGTGGTCATGAGTTTCCTGCGTGACTGCGTGCAACATCCCCAAGATCAAATTGACTTTAGTCAACCGGTCTATATTGTAGAGTTAGGGTCTGGATCGGGTCGATTTGCCTATCACTTTCTGAAGCAATTTTTTACGTCCCATTTCAACTCGGCACTGCGCGCAATTCCAGTCAAATATATTATGACGGATTTAGCCGAGCCAAACCTAGAGTTCTGGGATACTCACCCTTCATTACAGGCATTTACCAAAAAAGGATTGCTCGATTTTGCCCGATTTGATATTGAAGGAGATGTAACAGTTAGCCTACGGCATTCTGGAGCGGTTTTGTCTTCAGAAACGCTGAAAAATCCTCTGATTGTTGTTGCGAATTATTTCTTTGATAGCATTCCTCAAGATCTATTCTCGATCCGAGAGGGGAAACTGTACGAAACATTGCTAACGGTTACTGCACCTGAAGCGAATCGAGATCTGAAGGATACTCCTTTACTGGAAAATCTGGATATTACTTACGAAGATGCAGCAATTGATGCCGATCGCTATTACGAGAATCCGGTGTTTAACCAAATTTTACAGGATTACCAAACTTATTTAGGGGATACCACGCTCTTATTTCCCTCTGTGGGTTTGAAGGGGATAGAGAACTTGCGGAAACTGACGGGAGATCGCCTACTTCTGCTCTCTGGTGATAAAGGCTACGGTAGCGAACAAGAGTTGCAGAAACGACCCAGACCGAAACTCTCCTTTCATCAAGGTTGCTTTTCGTTGATGGTGAACTATCCGGCGATCGCCAGATATACGGAATACGAAGGGGGTATGGCTCTGCTTCCCCATCATAAATCCCGCAGTATTGTGATTGGTGCGTTTCTATTTGCACCAGAGATCGAGTGTTTTCTCGAAACGTCCCATGCCTATCAAACGGCGATCGAAGAATCGAGTCCCGATGACTTTTTTATCCTCAAAAAGGCGATCGCACCCCATTTTAATGTCCTCACTCTAGAGCAAATCCTGACTTATTTGCGCTTCAGTCATTGGGACAGTAAGCTCTTTTTCGGCTGCTTTGATACTCTCATGCGAAAAGTTGAAAGCGCCTCGGAGGTCTTACTCCAAGAGCTAACCCGTGCCATTCACCAGATCTGGGAAACCTACTATTTTATTGGCGAACCGGAAGACTTACCCTTCCATTGCGCCATGTTGCTGTATAAAATAGGAGCCTACGAGCGGGCGATCTCCTTTCTCCAATACTCCCTCTGCTTCTACGGTGAAGATCCAGGGATGTATCATAATCAAGCCCAATGTTACTGCAAACTGCAACAGTGGAATAGGGCATTAGAGGTACTCGATAAAGCCTTGGCACTGCATCCAGAATTTACAGCAGCACAAGAATTAAAACAACAAATAGAAGGCAATATCTTGAGAAAAAAGTAA
- a CDS encoding cache domain-containing protein → MEPFYDAQGILRGILVVNLSLWHISQFLRGLKIGKTGQAFIIERNGFLVASSNPEQPPVNEEGEPQRLPASESRNELIRISVASLQYEFGRLEAITARSAVS, encoded by the coding sequence GTGGAACCGTTTTATGATGCCCAAGGAATCCTACGAGGGATCTTGGTTGTCAATTTGAGTCTTTGGCATATTAGCCAATTTCTGCGAGGGTTGAAGATTGGCAAAACAGGACAAGCGTTTATCATTGAACGCAATGGCTTTTTAGTTGCTTCATCTAATCCGGAACAACCTCCTGTTAATGAAGAGGGAGAACCGCAACGTTTACCGGCTTCTGAAAGTCGTAATGAACTGATTCGCATTAGTGTAGCGTCTCTGCAATATGAATTTGGTCGTTTAGAGGCAATTACCGCGCGAAGCGCTGTATCGTAA
- a CDS encoding class II fructose-bisphosphate aldolase, which produces MTVVTLPKIMNPAFENRYGVPAFNAFDDITMDGLIKGAEASRSPLIIQISVKTIKFWGAKVIQDMFSNMAERASVPVSLHLDHCPDPEIVKECLRLGWNAVLFDGSGFSFEENFRTTQEITKYAAQYGAHVEGEVVAVAGVEDDIGSDTEGQLISIEQAIAFVKETGIYCYAPAIGTAHGFYKATPQIRYDRMEQIVEATQTPMVLHGGSGLSDDVFLRLISLGTAKVNISTALKQAYADRFRTYLEERPTEYNPLKLVGAVHSEVMKLTQHYCKLFGSEGKA; this is translated from the coding sequence ATGACTGTTGTCACCCTACCCAAAATTATGAACCCGGCCTTTGAAAACCGGTACGGGGTTCCGGCATTTAATGCTTTCGATGATATTACGATGGATGGCTTGATTAAGGGGGCTGAGGCATCTCGCTCCCCCTTGATTATTCAAATCTCAGTTAAAACGATTAAATTCTGGGGAGCCAAAGTGATCCAGGATATGTTTAGCAACATGGCCGAACGAGCCTCAGTCCCCGTAAGCCTCCATTTGGATCACTGCCCCGACCCCGAAATCGTTAAAGAATGCCTCCGGTTGGGCTGGAATGCGGTACTCTTTGATGGTTCGGGGTTCTCTTTTGAGGAAAACTTTCGCACCACTCAAGAAATCACCAAATATGCGGCTCAGTACGGCGCTCATGTAGAAGGGGAAGTGGTCGCGGTGGCAGGTGTTGAAGATGACATCGGGAGCGATACCGAAGGGCAACTGATTTCTATTGAACAGGCAATCGCGTTTGTCAAGGAAACTGGGATTTACTGTTATGCACCCGCTATTGGCACCGCACACGGTTTTTACAAAGCGACCCCACAAATTCGCTACGATCGCATGGAGCAGATAGTAGAAGCGACCCAGACCCCAATGGTTCTGCATGGAGGCAGCGGTCTGAGCGATGATGTCTTTTTAAGACTGATTAGTCTGGGTACAGCTAAGGTGAATATCTCCACCGCACTCAAGCAAGCTTACGCCGATCGCTTCCGCACTTACCTCGAAGAGCGACCCACCGAATACAATCCCTTGAAACTGGTTGGGGCGGTCCATAGTGAAGTGATGAAATTGACGCAGCATTATTGTAAGTTGTTTGGCAGCGAAGGAAAGGCATGA
- a CDS encoding HAD-IA family hydrolase, producing the protein MKKALIFDCDGVLADTERDGHLVAFNQMWREQGINWQWSLEQYAQKVKIGGGKERMFSLAKDEDFRAVYPVPESESAWWNIVMGWHKRKTEIYKQAIANGAIPGRPGVKRLAQAALAKGWLLAVCSTSAIASVEAVLRHVMGVELARQFAGVFAGDMVKAKKPAPDVYNLAVEKLNLDPAHCVVVEDTRNGLLAATAARMTCIVTYNELTNNEDFSEAALVLSDFGEPGNEAIAIGQNRTNVQPQGYFTVDDLEQVWRDRQA; encoded by the coding sequence ATGAAAAAAGCACTAATCTTTGATTGCGATGGCGTGTTGGCTGACACCGAGCGAGATGGGCATTTAGTCGCCTTCAACCAAATGTGGCGCGAACAGGGCATCAATTGGCAATGGAGCCTGGAACAATATGCCCAGAAAGTTAAAATTGGCGGCGGCAAAGAGCGCATGTTCAGCTTGGCCAAAGATGAGGATTTTCGGGCTGTGTACCCGGTTCCAGAGTCGGAGTCAGCCTGGTGGAATATTGTCATGGGTTGGCACAAGCGCAAAACGGAAATTTATAAGCAGGCGATCGCAAACGGGGCAATTCCCGGTCGTCCTGGTGTCAAACGCCTAGCCCAGGCAGCTTTGGCCAAGGGTTGGCTCCTCGCCGTTTGTTCGACTTCTGCGATCGCTTCCGTAGAGGCAGTGCTGCGCCACGTCATGGGGGTTGAACTGGCTCGTCAATTCGCCGGAGTTTTTGCCGGCGATATGGTCAAAGCCAAAAAACCTGCCCCAGATGTTTACAATCTGGCAGTGGAAAAATTGAACTTAGACCCAGCTCACTGTGTAGTTGTAGAAGATACGCGCAATGGTTTGCTGGCTGCCACTGCTGCCCGGATGACCTGTATCGTCACATACAATGAGTTGACCAACAATGAGGATTTCAGTGAAGCGGCATTAGTGTTGTCGGATTTCGGAGAACCTGGGAACGAGGCGATCGCGATCGGTCAAAATCGGACGAATGTTCAACCACAGGGGTATTTTACCGTAGATGACCTGGAGCAGGTTTGGCGCGATCGCCAGGCATAA
- a CDS encoding HigA family addiction module antitoxin has translation MVQKLQNKIQDRPERPVHPGEVLADILEDLEINQRQFAEILGVTPEIVNEIIQGKQPITVDLAIRIGKALGNGHRLWLDLQQKIDVWDALQIHKEEYDRVLTLV, from the coding sequence ATGGTACAAAAATTGCAAAACAAAATACAGGATAGACCAGAAAGACCCGTACATCCCGGAGAAGTTCTTGCAGATATTCTGGAAGATTTAGAGATTAATCAGAGACAATTTGCAGAGATTCTAGGAGTAACTCCTGAAATCGTTAATGAGATTATTCAAGGCAAACAACCAATTACAGTTGATTTAGCGATTAGAATTGGTAAAGCTTTAGGGAATGGTCATAGATTGTGGTTAGATCTACAGCAAAAAATTGATGTTTGGGACGCTTTGCAAATTCATAAAGAAGAATACGATCGCGTTTTAACATTAGTATAA
- a CDS encoding type II toxin-antitoxin system RelE/ParE family toxin, with translation MIQTFKNKALDKLFKENINKGVPPDLEKKIRIRLEVIDSALILEDMRLPGYDLHKLKGDRKETWSIKVSANWRITFKFEDGNAYEVNLEDYH, from the coding sequence ATGATTCAAACCTTTAAAAATAAAGCCCTTGACAAACTGTTTAAAGAAAATATTAATAAAGGAGTGCCACCAGATCTTGAAAAGAAAATCAGAATCAGATTAGAGGTAATAGATTCAGCCTTAATATTAGAAGATATGAGATTGCCAGGTTATGATTTACATAAACTAAAAGGAGATAGAAAAGAAACTTGGTCAATTAAAGTATCGGCAAATTGGCGAATCACATTTAAATTTGAAGATGGCAATGCTTATGAGGTAAATCTCGAAGATTATCATTAA
- the dhaL gene encoding dihydroxyacetone kinase subunit DhaL — translation MARSSLENIELVVRTIAQTSIDNEKYFTELDGVVGDGDFGTSLESGFSAILSQWDEIDRSSGEGFLLGCAKIISRNIGGTSGSIWRAAFRCAGKSINGKEMLTAEDVVTMFRAAADGIMDRGGANLGDKTLLDALVPGADAFEQTIANGGNTQNAIDAAAKVAREQAEITKAWVAKRGRAAYTGDRSKDTYDAGAVAVAVMFENVATAWAKS, via the coding sequence ATGGCGCGAAGTAGTTTAGAGAATATAGAACTGGTGGTGCGAACCATCGCCCAAACATCCATTGATAACGAAAAATATTTTACTGAGTTGGATGGTGTGGTCGGTGATGGGGACTTCGGCACCTCCCTGGAAAGCGGCTTTAGTGCCATTTTGTCACAATGGGACGAAATAGATCGCAGTAGCGGTGAGGGTTTTCTGCTCGGATGTGCCAAAATTATCTCCAGAAATATTGGCGGCACGTCCGGTTCAATTTGGCGAGCGGCTTTTCGTTGTGCGGGCAAGAGCATTAACGGTAAAGAAATGCTAACCGCTGAAGATGTTGTCACGATGTTTCGCGCTGCGGCAGATGGAATTATGGATCGCGGGGGAGCGAACCTAGGCGACAAAACCCTGCTCGATGCCTTAGTCCCAGGGGCAGATGCTTTTGAGCAAACAATAGCCAATGGCGGCAATACTCAAAACGCGATCGATGCAGCGGCTAAAGTAGCACGAGAGCAGGCAGAAATTACGAAAGCTTGGGTCGCCAAACGAGGTCGCGCAGCCTACACGGGCGATCGCAGTAAAGATACTTATGATGCTGGTGCAGTAGCTGTAGCTGTGATGTTTGAAAATGTCGCCACTGCCTGGGCGAAATCTTAA
- the dhaK gene encoding dihydroxyacetone kinase subunit DhaK translates to MKKFVNNPKQFVPEMLKGIELANPGKVKYVPDYNLIMRADAPNDNKVSIIQGSGSGHEPAHVMIVGQGMLDGACPGDVFSAPPIDYVVESSKQLNSAKGVLHIVNNYTGDRAAFRDAAEELEDEGITVKTIFVDDDVAVKDSLYTVGRRGVAGNFFVIKAVGAAAEKGASLDELVALGDRVNDVIRSMGMALTGCTPPAKGEPIFTLAEDEVEMGVGIHGEPGRAREKLTSANEIVDRMLEAILTDAKPISETETAAPIFNNGDEVALMINGLGGTPISELYLLYGYAHEQLEAKGIKVWRSYVGEYCTSLEMAGMSITLCKVDDELKDLLLAPAEIPIRVF, encoded by the coding sequence ATGAAGAAATTTGTTAATAATCCCAAGCAATTTGTTCCCGAAATGCTCAAGGGAATCGAGCTGGCTAATCCAGGTAAGGTTAAATATGTCCCCGACTACAACCTGATTATGCGAGCCGATGCTCCCAATGATAATAAAGTCTCGATCATTCAGGGTTCCGGTTCCGGTCACGAGCCAGCCCATGTGATGATTGTCGGCCAGGGGATGCTTGACGGGGCCTGTCCGGGGGATGTTTTTTCGGCTCCGCCCATTGATTATGTCGTCGAGTCTTCCAAACAGCTCAACTCCGCCAAAGGGGTGTTGCATATTGTCAACAACTATACGGGCGATCGAGCGGCTTTCCGCGATGCCGCTGAAGAATTGGAAGATGAAGGAATTACAGTAAAAACTATTTTTGTCGATGATGATGTCGCGGTTAAAGACAGCCTCTACACGGTCGGTCGGCGTGGTGTGGCGGGCAACTTCTTTGTCATCAAAGCGGTTGGCGCGGCAGCAGAAAAAGGCGCTTCCCTAGATGAATTGGTCGCTCTCGGCGATCGCGTCAATGATGTGATTCGTTCTATGGGAATGGCGTTGACGGGCTGCACTCCCCCAGCCAAAGGCGAACCCATTTTCACCCTAGCAGAAGATGAAGTTGAGATGGGTGTCGGCATTCATGGGGAACCGGGTCGAGCGCGGGAAAAATTAACCAGCGCCAATGAAATCGTCGATCGCATGTTGGAAGCTATTCTCACCGATGCCAAGCCAATCTCAGAAACCGAAACCGCTGCCCCCATCTTTAATAATGGCGATGAAGTGGCGTTGATGATCAATGGTTTAGGGGGTACGCCAATTTCCGAACTTTATCTGCTGTATGGCTATGCTCACGAACAGTTGGAAGCCAAAGGTATCAAAGTGTGGCGCAGCTATGTGGGCGAATATTGCACCTCATTGGAAATGGCTGGGATGTCAATTACCTTGTGTAAGGTGGATGATGAGTTGAAAGATTTGTTGTTGGCACCAGCCGAGATTCCAATTCGGGTATTTTAG
- a CDS encoding tellurite resistance TerB family protein — protein MAVQPPPPPPITPRQMNVLRVVTAMAWSDGELATEEVDVMLDRFSQLFAPGNSTQQEALKQELRDYMMQNLPLEELIPKLETVEERKVALKLGYQVIASSARTPDEDLINAEEEEAYKKLVELVNLPPEEATTIAQEAAVEIAKDQTMVETLTQELAKFFEA, from the coding sequence ATGGCTGTGCAACCCCCACCCCCTCCTCCCATTACGCCCCGTCAGATGAATGTATTGCGTGTGGTTACGGCCATGGCATGGTCTGATGGGGAGTTAGCCACTGAAGAAGTGGATGTGATGCTCGATCGCTTTAGTCAATTGTTTGCTCCCGGAAACTCAACACAACAGGAAGCACTGAAACAAGAGTTACGGGATTATATGATGCAAAATTTGCCTCTGGAGGAGTTAATTCCGAAGTTAGAGACAGTTGAAGAGCGTAAAGTTGCTTTGAAATTGGGGTATCAAGTGATTGCCTCTAGCGCCCGTACTCCTGATGAAGATTTGATTAATGCTGAAGAGGAAGAAGCCTATAAAAAGTTGGTTGAATTGGTGAATTTGCCCCCAGAAGAAGCTACGACGATTGCCCAAGAAGCAGCCGTAGAGATAGCTAAAGACCAAACAATGGTAGAAACTCTGACTCAGGAATTGGCTAAATTTTTTGAGGCGTAA
- a CDS encoding iron-containing alcohol dehydrogenase family protein: MIQSTPLTSDSTTLLRSIAPVTSRITIHVAPARVIRGSQILDECGPELAALGQRPLVIGGDRSLSAIKERLFPVLQDQGLTAQTASYLPDCSETSLETLRQAVADHQADFIIGVGGGKALDTAKLVAHQCHLAIATLPTSGATCAAWTALSNVYSNQGAFLYDVPLERCPDLLILDYNLMLTAPKRTLVAGIGDAIAKWYESSVSSGHSEQTLIIAAVQQARVLRDILLQHSLEGLQNPGSETWQHIVDACVLMAGVSGGLGGAQCRTVAAHAVHNGLTHICTNHKTLHGEKVAYGILVQLRLEEMIQNNHLALSARQQLIQFYDQIGLPKTLEDLGLAEVTLAQLRQAAAIACAESSDIHHLPFAVNPDQLVAAMVSTLN; this comes from the coding sequence ATGATCCAATCCACCCCATTAACTTCTGACTCTACAACTTTGCTGCGCTCGATCGCTCCAGTAACCAGTCGGATAACCATTCATGTAGCCCCAGCGCGAGTGATCCGAGGATCGCAGATTTTAGACGAATGTGGCCCAGAATTAGCGGCTTTAGGCCAGCGTCCCTTGGTGATTGGGGGAGATCGCTCTTTGAGTGCGATTAAAGAGCGTCTATTTCCCGTTCTTCAAGACCAAGGGTTAACGGCTCAAACGGCTTCCTATCTCCCGGACTGTAGCGAAACTTCTTTAGAAACCCTACGCCAAGCGGTAGCCGATCATCAAGCTGATTTTATTATTGGTGTTGGTGGGGGTAAAGCCTTAGATACGGCCAAACTGGTTGCCCATCAATGCCATCTGGCGATCGCTACCCTACCTACTTCTGGAGCAACCTGTGCCGCTTGGACTGCTCTCTCGAATGTCTATTCTAATCAGGGGGCATTTCTCTATGATGTTCCTCTAGAGCGCTGTCCCGATCTACTGATCCTAGATTACAATCTGATGCTCACTGCTCCGAAGCGGACATTAGTTGCTGGAATTGGAGATGCGATCGCCAAATGGTATGAATCTTCTGTGAGTAGCGGTCATTCGGAACAGACTTTAATTATCGCTGCCGTGCAACAAGCTAGAGTTCTGCGCGATATCCTCTTGCAACATTCCCTAGAAGGACTGCAAAATCCTGGCAGCGAGACCTGGCAACACATTGTCGATGCTTGCGTGTTGATGGCGGGAGTCAGTGGAGGCTTGGGAGGCGCTCAATGTCGCACCGTAGCTGCTCATGCCGTGCATAATGGCTTAACTCATATTTGCACCAACCATAAAACTCTCCATGGGGAGAAAGTTGCCTATGGCATTTTGGTGCAACTGCGCCTAGAAGAAATGATTCAAAATAATCATTTAGCTCTCTCTGCTCGCCAACAGTTGATTCAGTTTTACGATCAAATTGGTTTACCCAAAACCTTAGAAGACTTGGGTTTAGCGGAGGTGACGTTAGCTCAATTGCGACAAGCGGCGGCGATCGCCTGTGCTGAATCTTCGGATATCCATCATCTTCCCTTTGCCGTAAATCCAGATCAGTTGGTGGCAGCCATGGTTTCTACCCTGAATTAA
- a CDS encoding Ycf51 family protein, translated as MPTTADFLQASEWFAIATGVTIAFTVLCFIFKWGFRFRFVGVSSFMVVLTVSVFALSLVPFTRTVVPGSVHYSLVFDNGATHTVIAVPPQITESELEATLKQAAINLFSYGRPTTEGDLPTVLARTIIHPEPQISEPIYLGKAEQSVYQEERDIKVEINQQQLNRLQTLNPS; from the coding sequence ATGCCCACAACCGCAGATTTTTTACAGGCTTCTGAGTGGTTCGCGATCGCCACCGGAGTCACTATTGCCTTTACCGTCCTTTGCTTTATCTTCAAGTGGGGGTTTCGCTTCCGCTTTGTCGGTGTGAGTTCGTTTATGGTAGTCTTAACCGTCAGTGTATTTGCCTTGAGCTTAGTGCCCTTTACCCGAACTGTCGTTCCTGGATCGGTGCATTACTCTCTGGTGTTCGACAATGGTGCAACTCATACCGTGATTGCCGTACCGCCCCAAATTACGGAATCGGAATTAGAAGCAACTCTTAAACAAGCAGCCATTAACCTCTTTTCCTATGGGCGACCGACAACAGAGGGCGATCTCCCCACTGTACTGGCACGCACTATTATCCACCCCGAACCCCAAATATCCGAACCGATCTATTTAGGAAAAGCTGAACAATCGGTCTATCAGGAAGAGCGAGACATTAAAGTAGAGATTAACCAACAACAACTAAACCGGCTTCAGACTTTAAATCCTTCTTAA
- a CDS encoding UPF0175 family protein, with the protein MMNTIELKVSLPPGLSEDEAKVLLAIKLYEVGKVSLGKAANLAGYSKRSFIEILGKDRIPVFAYSPEELREEVGL; encoded by the coding sequence ATGATGAACACAATCGAGTTAAAAGTAAGTCTACCCCCAGGCTTATCTGAGGATGAAGCAAAAGTCCTTTTAGCCATCAAACTCTATGAAGTGGGTAAGGTATCCCTGGGAAAAGCTGCTAATTTAGCCGGGTATTCTAAGCGAAGTTTTATAGAAATTTTAGGCAAAGATCGCATTCCCGTGTTTGCCTATTCCCCCGAAGAATTGCGCGAGGAAGTTGGGTTATGA
- a CDS encoding DUF3368 domain-containing protein, translated as MNSVVITDSTCLIGLERIGHLDLLPALFQEIIIPQVVQAEFGIYLPWLQVEKPSDLGMVGAIKILVDEGEAEAIALAYERGFQIILDDRQARSVAKNLGISMIGTVGVLVKAKQAGLISCLKLLLDELQVNGFYLTEALKVEALKLVGEG; from the coding sequence ATGAATTCAGTAGTGATTACCGATAGCACTTGTTTAATTGGGCTAGAAAGAATTGGCCATCTAGATTTGCTTCCGGCGCTTTTTCAGGAAATTATAATTCCCCAAGTTGTACAAGCAGAGTTTGGGATTTATCTGCCTTGGCTTCAGGTAGAAAAACCATCAGATTTGGGGATGGTGGGGGCGATAAAAATACTGGTTGATGAGGGGGAAGCTGAGGCGATCGCTCTGGCTTATGAAAGAGGATTCCAGATTATTCTGGATGACCGACAAGCCCGATCTGTGGCTAAAAATCTGGGAATTTCTATGATTGGCACTGTGGGTGTTTTAGTTAAAGCAAAACAAGCTGGACTCATTTCATGTCTCAAGCTGCTTCTGGATGAATTACAAGTTAATGGATTTTATCTCACTGAGGCTTTGAAAGTAGAAGCTTTGAAGTTGGTAGGAGAAGGATAA
- a CDS encoding helix-turn-helix domain-containing protein: protein MASTDDRFAQASQEWDLETLYADLASAKGKRLTPTEKLHLRGLLCGHSPAEIANKLGKIPKGVEADLCNTLYRYVKSLVGRENGKVDNWRNICEWLHEAGYKTQCLAPLYQINDCLSLDLVVKKANIKIEQNQLLIDINIRLAAPLPSENEEEVLEMCDRPPENDLN, encoded by the coding sequence ATGGCTTCTACGGACGATCGCTTTGCCCAAGCCTCGCAGGAATGGGACTTGGAAACTCTCTATGCAGACTTAGCCTCAGCTAAGGGCAAACGGCTCACCCCCACTGAAAAGCTGCACTTGCGGGGTTTGCTTTGCGGTCACAGTCCGGCGGAAATTGCTAATAAGTTGGGTAAAATTCCTAAAGGTGTGGAAGCGGATTTATGTAACACTTTGTATCGCTATGTTAAAAGTTTGGTCGGTAGAGAAAATGGCAAGGTAGATAATTGGCGCAATATTTGTGAATGGCTACATGAAGCGGGATATAAAACTCAATGTTTAGCGCCTCTCTATCAAATCAATGATTGCTTATCTTTGGATTTGGTGGTGAAGAAAGCCAATATAAAAATAGAACAAAATCAACTCCTGATTGACATTAATATTAGACTAGCAGCTCCGTTACCTTCAGAGAATGAAGAGGAAGTGTTAGAAATGTGCGATCGCCCCCCGGAAAACGATTTAAACTAA
- a CDS encoding aspartyl protease family protein: MFNGRRYRFQRKRDELGALANVPYLPLRLNYGDRSVEVMGLLDTGASVNVLPYPIGIQLGVIWEEQQMSMNLAGNLARAEARGLLVWATVGDFEPVRLAFAWTRANNIPILLGRTNFLTEFDVCFYGSQLAFEICPKFKES, encoded by the coding sequence ATGTTTAATGGTCGGCGATATCGTTTTCAGAGGAAACGCGATGAGTTGGGTGCTTTGGCCAATGTTCCTTATCTGCCTTTAAGGCTGAATTATGGCGATCGCTCTGTTGAGGTGATGGGGTTATTGGATACAGGAGCGAGTGTCAATGTTTTACCTTATCCTATTGGCATACAGTTGGGGGTAATTTGGGAAGAGCAGCAAATGTCTATGAATTTAGCGGGTAATTTAGCCCGTGCTGAAGCAAGAGGTTTATTGGTTTGGGCAACCGTAGGAGATTTTGAGCCAGTGCGGTTAGCTTTTGCTTGGACGAGAGCCAATAATATTCCGATTCTTTTAGGACGAACCAATTTTTTGACCGAGTTTGATGTGTGTTTTTATGGGTCTCAGTTAGCGTTTGAGATTTGTCCTAAATTCAAGGAAAGTTGA